Proteins encoded by one window of Enterobacter hormaechei subsp. xiangfangensis:
- a CDS encoding outer membrane beta-barrel protein: MKKTVIALIVANVFTATSAFAAADAGTWYSGAKFGWSHYFDTNMGSKAFESTHSDHFDFDHDNVGGGVYTGYQITPWLAVEGGYDYLGNMQIKGQHGAGAQMKTQGLQLSLKASYALTNDWDIYGRAGAMGYRAESDVSGHNRFETGVRPLAAVGTEYAFNKNWAGRLEYQWVSNVGNVNQIGVSSDLSSVTAGLSYRFGQYD; the protein is encoded by the coding sequence ATGAAAAAGACAGTTATCGCATTGATTGTGGCTAATGTATTTACCGCCACTTCCGCCTTCGCCGCCGCGGATGCGGGCACCTGGTATAGCGGGGCGAAATTCGGCTGGTCTCACTATTTTGATACCAATATGGGTTCAAAAGCGTTTGAGAGCACGCATTCCGATCACTTCGATTTTGACCATGATAATGTCGGCGGGGGTGTTTATACGGGTTATCAGATTACCCCATGGCTTGCGGTAGAAGGTGGTTATGATTATTTAGGCAACATGCAGATTAAAGGCCAGCATGGCGCAGGGGCGCAAATGAAAACTCAGGGCCTGCAACTGTCTCTGAAGGCCAGTTATGCCCTGACCAATGACTGGGATATTTACGGCCGTGCCGGCGCAATGGGCTATCGCGCTGAATCCGATGTAAGTGGTCACAATCGTTTTGAAACCGGTGTGCGCCCGCTTGCTGCCGTGGGTACTGAATACGCCTTCAATAAAAACTGGGCGGGCCGTCTGGAGTATCAGTGGGTAAGCAACGTGGGCAATGTTAACCAGATCGGCGTGAGCAGCGACCTGAGTTCCGTCACCGCAGGGCTTAGCTATCGCTTTGGTCAGTACGACTGA
- a CDS encoding winged helix-turn-helix transcriptional regulator yields the protein MHILPPVRPEKSIERLTAILEPIAEKVHVVPRKRLTWLRKGKQQMYLFLEGELSLLRASDGLVVVTVYEPHLFGIAEMIQPTQGHLLRAERESTILRLDADKAAELFRAEGVWEDVAALLSYHTAYLIFRDAQVLQQRTYSVIRNHLQEMILLPEETRLRTTILEYIQDRTLLSRSSILNVLSALKQGEYISFKRGGYLLEVRHLPESF from the coding sequence ATGCATATTTTACCGCCTGTTCGACCCGAAAAATCCATCGAACGACTGACCGCCATCCTTGAGCCGATAGCGGAGAAAGTGCACGTTGTTCCGCGTAAGCGACTCACCTGGTTACGGAAGGGGAAACAGCAGATGTACCTCTTTCTGGAAGGGGAGTTATCCCTGCTGCGGGCTTCGGATGGACTGGTGGTAGTGACCGTTTACGAGCCGCATTTGTTTGGTATTGCAGAGATGATCCAGCCTACGCAGGGGCATCTTCTCCGTGCGGAAAGGGAGTCGACTATTTTACGTCTCGATGCGGACAAGGCGGCTGAGTTGTTTCGCGCCGAGGGCGTCTGGGAGGATGTCGCCGCGCTGCTTTCATACCATACGGCCTATTTAATATTTCGTGATGCACAGGTACTCCAGCAGCGTACCTATTCCGTTATTCGTAACCACCTTCAGGAAATGATTTTGCTCCCGGAAGAGACGCGTCTGCGTACCACGATTCTGGAATATATTCAGGATCGTACGCTGCTCTCTCGCAGCAGTATACTCAATGTATTATCCGCCCTTAAGCAGGGAGAATATATCTCCTTTAAGCGCGGCGGATACCTGCTTGAAGTCAGACATTTACCCGAATCATTCTAG
- a CDS encoding OmpP1/FadL family transporter produces MKTRLLLCAGVLAASSAHASALYFYEAGTEDTALAGAGQAARAQDASTIMTNPAGMTRLPDHMVTGGLQVMDGSIDNQLDNDAHQSPGDVMKTIPNASAFYSQKVNDNLYAGVGLYGNYGLGIDYGSWAGDRLIKKSTMVAMTLSPSLAYKLNDRLSIGASANVNYGYFSLTRSVNDDDYQRRDEDLAMSYRLGLLMQLTDQTRAGITWNSETDYSFNIDGNARLQNGTYDLPLSAQISAPQQIMLSLVHDINPRWSVMGDLGWQDWSQFGAPQIVVGDQQLNNVSRLKDTWHGAVGVQYRPTPQWRLNAGVAFDSSPYESQSDVALTLPTGDEWRFGTGAQYQITPASNIGIAVSYLHMQSSHVKSPVAFAGSYDHPYLWFASVNYSYQF; encoded by the coding sequence ATGAAAACACGACTCCTCCTGTGCGCTGGCGTATTAGCAGCCTCCAGTGCCCATGCCAGCGCCCTCTATTTTTATGAAGCCGGCACCGAAGATACCGCGCTTGCCGGAGCAGGGCAGGCGGCTCGTGCGCAGGATGCCTCGACAATCATGACCAACCCGGCTGGCATGACGCGCTTACCGGATCATATGGTCACTGGTGGGTTACAGGTTATGGATGGCTCCATCGACAACCAGCTGGATAACGATGCCCATCAAAGCCCCGGCGATGTGATGAAAACCATCCCGAATGCCAGCGCCTTTTATAGCCAGAAGGTGAACGATAATCTTTATGCCGGGGTCGGGCTTTACGGTAATTACGGCCTGGGGATCGACTACGGTAGCTGGGCGGGCGACAGGTTGATTAAAAAGAGTACCATGGTAGCCATGACGCTCAGCCCCTCGCTGGCCTATAAGCTTAACGACCGTCTTTCGATTGGCGCGTCCGCCAACGTTAACTACGGTTACTTCTCGCTGACTCGCAGCGTTAACGATGATGACTACCAGCGACGCGATGAAGACCTGGCCATGAGCTATCGGCTTGGGCTGCTGATGCAGCTAACTGACCAGACCCGAGCCGGTATTACCTGGAACAGCGAAACGGACTACAGCTTCAATATTGACGGCAACGCGCGTCTACAGAACGGCACCTACGACCTGCCGTTGTCGGCACAGATCAGCGCGCCGCAGCAAATCATGCTCAGTCTGGTGCATGATATTAACCCGCGGTGGTCGGTTATGGGCGATCTCGGCTGGCAGGACTGGAGCCAGTTCGGCGCGCCGCAAATCGTCGTCGGGGACCAGCAGCTGAACAACGTCAGCCGCCTGAAGGACACGTGGCACGGTGCGGTGGGCGTGCAGTATCGTCCAACGCCTCAGTGGCGACTGAATGCCGGTGTGGCGTTCGACAGCTCGCCGTATGAAAGCCAGAGCGATGTGGCCTTAACCTTACCTACCGGCGATGAGTGGCGATTTGGTACGGGAGCCCAGTATCAGATTACCCCGGCCAGCAATATTGGTATTGCCGTGTCGTATCTTCATATGCAGTCGTCGCATGTGAAATCGCCGGTGGCGTTTGCCGGAAGTTACGACCATCCTTATCTTTGGTTTGCCAGCGTCAACTACAGCTATCAGTTTTGA
- a CDS encoding isochorismatase family protein → MAATNGMIDTDDAVILLIDHQSGLFNTVRDVPVPDLRNYVTAIAKVATLLNIPVITTASVPDGPNGPLIPEIHKYAPHAVYVPRTGQINTWDNPAFVKEVEKTGRKTLIIAGTLTSVCMAFPAVSAVQEGYKVYCVVDASGNWSKIATDTTIARVAQAGAIPTDTFAIVAELMRTWNREEGSRFAEILAEHVCPEYKCLIESFGKAQEIARTGPETNLEHYK, encoded by the coding sequence ATGGCTGCTACAAACGGTATGATTGATACTGATGACGCTGTAATTTTACTCATCGACCATCAGAGTGGCTTATTCAACACGGTACGTGATGTGCCTGTACCAGACCTTCGTAATTATGTGACAGCGATAGCCAAAGTTGCCACGCTTTTAAATATCCCGGTGATCACCACGGCCTCTGTTCCTGACGGTCCCAATGGCCCGCTCATCCCGGAAATTCACAAATATGCACCCCATGCCGTGTATGTTCCACGCACCGGGCAGATTAATACCTGGGATAATCCGGCGTTTGTGAAGGAAGTGGAAAAGACGGGCAGAAAGACCCTGATTATTGCCGGCACGCTCACCAGCGTCTGCATGGCGTTCCCTGCGGTTAGCGCTGTCCAGGAGGGGTATAAGGTTTACTGTGTTGTGGATGCCTCGGGGAACTGGTCCAAAATCGCGACCGATACCACCATCGCGCGCGTGGCTCAGGCGGGGGCGATCCCTACCGATACGTTTGCCATTGTCGCTGAATTAATGAGAACCTGGAACCGCGAGGAAGGTTCTCGCTTTGCTGAGATCCTGGCAGAGCATGTCTGTCCGGAATATAAGTGCCTGATTGAAAGTTTCGGCAAAGCTCAGGAAATTGCCAGAACGGGCCCGGAAACCAATCTGGAGCATTATAAGTAA
- a CDS encoding DUF4225 domain-containing protein, with amino-acid sequence MDIALLNRAWNRTWSDTMVNLEARKLVETANRLSAFYLQDGLTRIKFVEEIKQVVDKEFETARRAKTDEECIACIKNLRAETDNLHEQERLLRTRAAQLYAKVEFVKENNKIVGYVISAVNVVLSGVVLFGGFMMLSTMGPIGMLAGAVLIADGMNGLTKEVLNFDQPEGHKPSQGIIADSAMHTAQFMGFNPNTGLALYNGVTLGASVYSIVGLARKTGAWRLFRWLPHDYYRKVSTMSTPKLTMKIVGYGVKAKVIFDLLTTENGTS; translated from the coding sequence ATGGATATTGCGTTGCTTAACAGGGCCTGGAACAGAACATGGTCAGATACCATGGTGAATCTAGAGGCCCGGAAACTCGTCGAAACAGCAAACCGGCTGTCAGCATTCTATTTGCAAGATGGTCTTACACGTATCAAGTTTGTCGAAGAGATAAAACAGGTTGTAGATAAAGAATTTGAAACAGCACGACGAGCTAAAACCGATGAAGAATGCATTGCATGCATCAAAAATCTGCGTGCTGAAACAGATAATCTACACGAACAAGAACGCCTGTTAAGAACCAGAGCCGCACAGCTTTACGCGAAGGTCGAGTTTGTTAAGGAAAATAATAAAATCGTCGGTTATGTTATATCCGCCGTAAACGTGGTGCTATCAGGCGTGGTTCTCTTTGGTGGCTTTATGATGTTATCCACTATGGGGCCGATTGGTATGCTGGCTGGGGCAGTCCTGATTGCCGATGGAATGAACGGATTAACGAAAGAAGTGCTCAACTTTGATCAGCCAGAAGGACATAAACCCTCGCAAGGTATCATTGCTGACTCCGCGATGCATACGGCCCAGTTCATGGGATTTAATCCTAACACGGGCTTGGCTCTCTATAATGGTGTTACTCTCGGTGCCAGTGTGTACAGCATTGTAGGACTCGCTCGAAAAACTGGAGCCTGGAGATTATTTCGCTGGCTTCCACACGATTACTATCGCAAAGTCAGCACAATGAGCACTCCTAAGCTAACAATGAAGATTGTCGGTTATGGTGTTAAAGCAAAAGTGATTTTCGATCTATTGACAACCGAAAATGGAACCAGTTAA
- the actS gene encoding amidase activator ActS has product MFAGSLTRNPIIAVFCLTLTLLVAGCSGSKSSDMGSYSGAVYTVKRGDTLYRISRATGTSVKELARLNNISPPYTIEVGQKLKVNGGSSSGKKSSTRKTAKVTPSYQVPKSSWPPVGQRCWIWPASGKVVAPYSLSEGGNKGIDIAAARGTPVYASGAGKVVYVGNQLRGYGNLIMIKHGEDYITAYAHNDTMLVNNGQNVKAGQKIATMGSTGTDTVKLHFQIRYKATAIDPQRYLPAQGSKPKC; this is encoded by the coding sequence TTGTTTGCAGGAAGCCTGACGAGAAACCCGATCATTGCCGTTTTCTGCCTGACGCTGACGCTACTTGTAGCAGGATGCTCGGGGAGTAAATCTTCGGATATGGGCAGTTATTCCGGTGCAGTCTATACCGTTAAGCGCGGGGACACGCTCTACCGTATCTCACGCGCCACGGGAACCAGCGTGAAGGAGCTGGCGCGCCTGAATAATATTTCTCCACCGTATACTATTGAGGTAGGGCAGAAGCTCAAGGTAAACGGCGGTTCTTCCTCAGGGAAAAAGTCCTCAACGCGTAAAACAGCCAAAGTCACGCCATCCTATCAGGTGCCTAAATCATCCTGGCCGCCGGTCGGTCAGCGCTGCTGGATCTGGCCTGCAAGCGGAAAAGTGGTTGCGCCGTACTCGCTCTCGGAAGGTGGCAATAAAGGTATTGATATCGCTGCCGCACGCGGTACACCGGTTTACGCTTCAGGGGCCGGGAAGGTGGTCTATGTCGGTAACCAGCTTCGTGGATACGGTAACCTGATCATGATTAAGCATGGTGAGGACTACATTACGGCGTATGCGCATAACGACACGATGCTGGTCAATAACGGGCAGAACGTGAAGGCGGGGCAGAAGATTGCGACCATGGGCAGTACCGGGACGGATACGGTGAAGCTGCACTTCCAGATCCGCTATAAGGCTACAGCCATCGATCCGCAGCGTTATCTTCCGGCGCAGGGCAGTAAGCCGAAGTGCTAA
- the idi gene encoding isopentenyl-diphosphate Delta-isomerase gives MSIQEHVILVNDQGKVIGTQEKYAAHTSHTPLHLAFSSWLFNANGECLITRRALSKKAWPGVWTNSVCGHPQADEATEQAIIRRCRFEVGAEITDITPIAPEFRYREADPSGIVENEICPVYAARVTNTLAINEDEVMEYQWVELDALFRALDATPWAFSPWMVQEANTAREKLSAFAAQ, from the coding sequence ATGAGTATTCAAGAACACGTTATTTTGGTAAATGACCAGGGAAAAGTGATTGGCACTCAGGAGAAGTACGCCGCGCACACGTCACACACCCCGCTACACCTGGCCTTCTCTTCATGGCTGTTTAACGCTAACGGAGAATGTCTGATCACCCGTCGCGCCTTAAGTAAAAAAGCCTGGCCCGGCGTATGGACCAACTCCGTTTGCGGTCATCCACAGGCCGACGAAGCGACAGAGCAGGCGATTATCCGCCGCTGCCGCTTTGAAGTCGGCGCCGAAATCACAGACATCACCCCCATTGCCCCGGAGTTCCGCTACCGTGAAGCCGACCCGTCAGGGATCGTTGAAAACGAAATCTGCCCGGTCTATGCCGCCCGCGTAACGAATACCCTCGCAATCAATGAAGATGAAGTGATGGAATATCAGTGGGTGGAGCTGGACGCGCTATTCCGCGCGCTGGACGCCACACCGTGGGCATTTAGCCCGTGGATGGTGCAAGAAGCGAACACTGCGCGTGAAAAACTCAGCGCCTTCGCGGCGCAATAA
- the lysS gene encoding lysine--tRNA ligase, which translates to MSEQQAQGADAVVDLNNELKTRREKLAALREQGVPFPNDFRRDHTSDQLHADFDGKENEELEALNVEVSVAGRMMTRRIMGKASFVTLQDVGGRIQLYVSRDDLPEGIYNEQFKKWDLGDILGAKGKLFKTKTGELSIHCTELRLLTKALRPLPDKFHGLQDQEARYRQRYLDLISNDESRKTFKIRSQIMAGIRQFMVNRDFMEVETPMMQVIPGGASARPFITHHNALDLDMYLRIAPELYLKRLVVGGFDRVFEINRNFRNEGISVRHNPEFTMMELYMAYADYKDLIELTESLFRTLAQDILGTTQVPYGEEVFDFGKPFEKLTMREAIKKYRPETNMADLDNFDSAKAIAESIGIKVEKSWGLGRIVTEIFEEVAEAHLIQPTFITEYPAEVSPLARRNDENPEITDRFEFFIGGREIGNGFSELNDAEDQAQRFQDQVNAKAAGDDEAMFFDEDYVTALEHGLPPTAGLGIGIDRMVMLFTNSHTIRDVILFPAMRPVK; encoded by the coding sequence ATGTCTGAACAACAAGCACAGGGCGCTGACGCGGTAGTCGATCTTAACAACGAACTGAAAACCCGCCGCGAGAAGCTGGCAGCGCTGCGCGAGCAGGGCGTGCCGTTCCCGAACGATTTTCGTCGTGACCACACCTCAGACCAACTGCACGCAGACTTCGACGGTAAAGAGAACGAAGAGCTGGAAGCGCTGAACGTTGAAGTGTCCGTGGCGGGCCGCATGATGACCCGTCGTATCATGGGTAAAGCGTCCTTCGTGACCTTACAGGACGTTGGCGGCCGCATTCAGCTGTACGTCTCTCGTGACGACCTGCCGGAAGGCATCTACAACGAGCAGTTCAAGAAGTGGGACCTGGGCGACATCCTGGGCGCTAAAGGTAAACTGTTCAAAACCAAGACCGGTGAACTGTCTATCCACTGCACCGAGCTGCGTCTGCTGACAAAAGCCCTGCGCCCGCTGCCGGACAAGTTCCACGGTTTGCAGGATCAGGAAGCGCGCTATCGTCAGCGTTACCTGGATCTCATCTCTAACGATGAATCCCGTAAGACCTTCAAAATTCGCTCCCAGATCATGGCCGGCATTCGCCAGTTCATGGTTAACCGCGACTTTATGGAAGTAGAAACCCCGATGATGCAGGTGATCCCAGGTGGAGCCTCCGCTCGTCCGTTCATCACCCATCACAACGCCCTGGACCTGGACATGTACCTGCGTATCGCGCCGGAACTGTACCTGAAGCGTCTGGTGGTCGGCGGTTTTGACCGCGTGTTTGAGATCAACCGTAACTTCCGTAACGAAGGTATCTCCGTACGTCATAACCCAGAGTTCACCATGATGGAACTCTATATGGCCTATGCGGATTACAAAGATCTGATCGAGCTGACCGAATCCCTGTTCCGCACCCTGGCGCAGGACATTCTGGGCACCACCCAGGTACCTTACGGTGAAGAGGTGTTCGACTTCGGCAAGCCGTTCGAAAAACTGACCATGCGCGAAGCGATCAAGAAATACCGTCCTGAAACCAATATGGCGGATCTGGATAACTTCGACTCTGCGAAAGCGATCGCTGAAAGCATCGGTATTAAGGTTGAGAAGAGCTGGGGTCTGGGCCGTATCGTGACCGAGATCTTCGAAGAAGTGGCCGAAGCGCACCTGATTCAGCCTACCTTCATCACCGAATACCCGGCGGAAGTGTCTCCGCTGGCGCGTCGTAATGACGAGAACCCGGAAATCACTGACCGCTTCGAATTCTTCATTGGTGGCCGCGAAATCGGTAACGGCTTTAGCGAGCTGAACGATGCAGAAGATCAGGCGCAGCGCTTCCAGGATCAGGTTAACGCGAAAGCGGCAGGCGATGACGAAGCGATGTTCTTCGACGAAGACTACGTGACCGCGCTGGAGCACGGCCTGCCGCCGACGGCTGGCCTGGGTATTGGTATCGACCGTATGGTGATGCTGTTCACCAACAGCCACACCATCCGCGACGTGATCCTGTTCCCGGCGATGCGTCCGGTGAAATAA
- the prfB gene encoding peptide chain release factor 2 (programmed frameshift), which translates to MFEINPVKNRIQDLTERSDVLRGYLDYDAKKERLEEVNAELEQPDVWNEPERAQALGKERSSLEAIVDTLDQMAQGLEDVSGLLELAVEADDEETFNEAVAELDVLEEKLAQLEFRRMFSGEYDSADCYLDIQAGSGGTEAQDWASMLMRMYLRWAEARGFKTEIIEESEGEVAGIKSVTIKIIGDYAYGWLRTETGVHRLVRKSPFDSGGRRHTSFSSAFVYPEVDEDIDIDINPADLRIDVYRASGAGGQHVNRTESAVRITHIPTGLVTQCQNDRSQHKNKDQAMKQMKAKLYELEMQKKNAEKQAMEDNKSDIGWGSQIRSYVLDDSRIKDLRTGVETRNTQAVLDGSLDQFIEASLKAGL; encoded by the exons ATGTTTGAAATTAATCCGGTAAAAAACCGCATTCAGGACCTCACGGAGCGCTCTGACGTTCTTAGGGGGTATCTT GACTACGATGCCAAGAAAGAGCGTCTCGAAGAAGTAAACGCCGAGCTGGAACAGCCGGACGTCTGGAACGAACCTGAGCGCGCGCAGGCGCTGGGTAAAGAGCGTTCTTCCCTCGAAGCCATCGTAGATACGCTGGATCAAATGGCGCAGGGTCTGGAAGATGTTTCTGGGCTGCTGGAGCTGGCTGTCGAAGCCGACGACGAAGAAACCTTTAACGAAGCCGTGGCAGAGCTCGACGTGCTGGAAGAGAAGCTGGCGCAGCTGGAATTCCGTCGCATGTTCTCCGGCGAATACGATAGCGCTGACTGCTATCTCGATATTCAGGCAGGTTCTGGCGGTACCGAAGCACAGGACTGGGCGAGCATGCTGATGCGCATGTACCTGCGCTGGGCGGAAGCGCGCGGTTTCAAAACCGAGATTATCGAAGAATCCGAAGGTGAAGTGGCGGGTATCAAATCCGTCACTATCAAGATTATTGGCGATTACGCCTACGGCTGGCTACGTACTGAAACCGGCGTTCACCGCCTGGTGCGTAAGAGCCCGTTCGATTCCGGCGGCCGTCGTCACACCTCCTTCAGCTCCGCGTTTGTCTACCCGGAAGTGGATGAAGATATCGATATCGACATCAACCCGGCGGACCTGCGTATCGACGTTTACCGCGCATCCGGTGCGGGTGGTCAGCACGTTAACCGTACGGAATCTGCGGTGCGTATTACCCACATTCCAACCGGGCTGGTAACACAGTGCCAGAACGACCGTTCCCAGCATAAGAACAAAGACCAGGCCATGAAGCAGATGAAAGCGAAGCTTTATGAGCTGGAGATGCAGAAGAAAAATGCTGAGAAGCAGGCGATGGAAGACAACAAGTCCGATATCGGCTGGGGCAGCCAGATCCGTTCTTACGTCCTTGATGACTCCCGCATCAAAGACCTGCGCACCGGGGTTGAAACCCGTAACACGCAGGCGGTGCTGGACGGCAGCCTGGACCAATTTATCGAAGCAAGTTTGAAAGCAGGGTTATGA
- the recJ gene encoding single-stranded-DNA-specific exonuclease RecJ — protein MKAPIKLRRRDAGETADLPDTLPLLLKRLYASRGVRTASDLERSVKGMLPWQALSGIEQASEMLYDAFREGTRIVVVGDFDADGATSTALSVLSLRALGCDNVAYLVPNRFEDGYGLSPEVVDQAHARGAQMIMTVDNGISSHAGVDHAHALGIPVLVTDHHLPGETLPAAEAIINPNLRDCDFPSKSLAGVGVAFYLMLALRTLLRDKGWFESRGIAVPNLAEYLDLVALGTVADVVPLDTNNRILTWQGLSRIRAGKCRPGIKALLEIANRDPLKLAASDLGFALGPRLNAAGRLDDMSVGVALLLCDNIGEARVLASELDALNQTRKEIEQGMQAEALTLCEKLERSGDTLPGGLAMYHPEWHQGVVGILASRIKERFHRPVIAFAPAGDGTLKGSGRSIQGLHMRDALERLDTLHPNLMIKFGGHAMAAGLSLEEAKFDEFQRLFGELVTEWIDPALLQGEVVSDGELSPAEMTMEVAQMLRDAGPWGQMFPEPLFDGRFRLLQQRIVGERHLKVMVEPVGGGPLLDGIAFNVDTSIWPDNGVREVELAYKLDINEFRGNRSLQLIIDNIWPI, from the coding sequence GTGAAAGCCCCGATAAAACTGCGCCGCCGCGATGCGGGTGAAACCGCGGATTTACCAGACACGCTTCCGCTGCTGCTAAAGCGGCTGTACGCCAGCCGTGGCGTGCGTACGGCAAGCGATCTTGAGCGCAGCGTCAAAGGCATGCTGCCCTGGCAAGCGCTGAGTGGCATCGAACAAGCGAGTGAAATGCTCTACGACGCGTTCCGGGAAGGCACGCGGATTGTCGTGGTGGGCGATTTCGATGCCGACGGCGCAACCAGTACCGCGCTGAGCGTACTCAGCCTGCGTGCGCTGGGCTGCGATAACGTGGCTTACCTGGTGCCGAACCGGTTTGAAGACGGCTACGGCCTCAGCCCGGAAGTGGTCGATCAGGCCCATGCCCGTGGCGCACAGATGATCATGACCGTGGATAACGGGATCTCTTCTCATGCGGGGGTCGATCATGCCCATGCGCTGGGGATCCCGGTACTGGTCACCGATCACCACCTGCCAGGCGAAACTCTGCCTGCCGCCGAAGCCATCATTAACCCGAACCTGCGCGACTGCGATTTCCCGTCGAAATCGCTGGCCGGAGTAGGGGTGGCGTTTTATCTGATGCTGGCGTTACGCACGTTGCTGCGTGATAAGGGCTGGTTCGAATCGCGCGGGATTGCCGTGCCGAACCTCGCGGAGTATCTCGATCTGGTGGCGCTGGGAACCGTGGCGGACGTGGTGCCGCTTGATACCAATAACCGTATTCTCACCTGGCAGGGCTTGAGCCGCATTCGGGCAGGTAAATGCCGTCCGGGGATTAAGGCGCTGCTGGAAATTGCCAACCGCGATCCGCTGAAGCTCGCGGCAAGCGATTTAGGCTTTGCCCTCGGCCCGCGCCTGAACGCGGCGGGGCGGCTGGACGATATGTCGGTTGGCGTCGCGCTGCTGCTGTGTGACAACATCGGCGAAGCGCGCGTGCTGGCCAGTGAGCTGGACGCACTCAACCAGACCCGTAAAGAGATTGAGCAGGGGATGCAGGCCGAAGCACTGACCCTGTGCGAAAAGCTGGAGCGCAGCGGTGACACCCTGCCGGGCGGGCTGGCGATGTATCACCCCGAATGGCACCAGGGCGTGGTGGGCATTCTGGCGTCGCGTATTAAAGAGCGTTTCCACCGCCCGGTGATCGCGTTCGCCCCCGCCGGGGACGGCACGCTGAAAGGCTCCGGTCGTTCCATTCAGGGGCTGCATATGCGCGATGCGCTGGAGCGTCTGGATACGCTGCATCCGAACCTGATGATTAAGTTCGGCGGTCACGCGATGGCGGCAGGCCTGTCGCTGGAAGAGGCGAAGTTCGACGAGTTCCAGCGTCTGTTTGGCGAACTGGTCACCGAGTGGATCGATCCGGCTCTGTTGCAGGGTGAAGTGGTTTCTGACGGTGAGCTTTCACCGGCTGAAATGACCATGGAGGTGGCGCAGATGCTGCGCGATGCCGGCCCGTGGGGGCAGATGTTTCCGGAGCCGCTTTTCGACGGACGTTTTCGTTTGTTGCAACAGCGCATCGTGGGCGAACGCCATCTCAAAGTGATGGTGGAACCGGTCGGCGGCGGACCGCTGCTCGACGGCATCGCCTTTAACGTTGATACCTCCATCTGGCCGGACAACGGCGTGCGCGAGGTTGAGCTGGCCTATAAGCTGGATATTAACGAGTTCCGTGGTAACCGCTCCCTTCAGCTCATCATCGACAATATCTGGCCAATTTAG
- the dsbC gene encoding bifunctional protein-disulfide isomerase/oxidoreductase DsbC, with product MKKSLALFTLLAASVSGFAHADDAAIKQSLTKLGVASSEIQPAPVAGMKTVLTNSGVLYVTEDGKHIIQGPMYDVSGAQPVNVTNQLLMKNLNALEKEMIVYKAAQEKHVITVFTDITCGYCHKLHEEMKDYNALGITVRYLAFPRAGVQSQPEQDMKAIWCAKDRNKAFDDAMNGKGVKPASCDIDIANHYALGVQFGVSGTPAIVLSNGYVVPGYQGPKEMKAFLDEHQKQMVGK from the coding sequence ATGAAAAAGTCTTTAGCGCTGTTCACCCTGCTGGCAGCTTCGGTTTCCGGTTTTGCCCATGCGGATGATGCCGCCATTAAACAGTCTCTGACGAAACTCGGCGTCGCCAGCAGCGAGATCCAGCCAGCGCCGGTGGCTGGCATGAAAACGGTGCTGACCAACAGCGGCGTGCTGTACGTGACCGAAGACGGTAAGCACATCATTCAGGGACCCATGTACGACGTGAGCGGCGCGCAGCCGGTGAACGTCACCAACCAGCTGCTGATGAAAAACCTGAACGCGCTCGAAAAAGAGATGATTGTCTACAAAGCGGCGCAGGAAAAGCACGTTATTACCGTCTTCACCGACATCACCTGCGGCTACTGCCACAAGCTGCATGAAGAGATGAAAGACTACAACGCGCTGGGCATTACCGTGCGTTACCTGGCTTTCCCACGTGCTGGCGTGCAGAGCCAGCCTGAGCAGGATATGAAAGCGATCTGGTGTGCGAAAGACCGCAACAAGGCCTTTGATGACGCGATGAACGGCAAAGGCGTGAAGCCCGCGTCCTGCGATATCGACATCGCTAACCATTACGCGCTGGGCGTACAGTTTGGCGTGAGCGGTACGCCAGCCATTGTGCTGAGTAACGGCTATGTGGTGCCGGGCTACCAGGGGCCAAAAGAGATGAAAGCGTTCCTCGACGAGCACCAGAAACAGATGGTTGGTAAATAA